Proteins from a single region of Tachysurus vachellii isolate PV-2020 chromosome 15, HZAU_Pvac_v1, whole genome shotgun sequence:
- the rhoub gene encoding ras homolog family member Ub: MDYNPLMAPPVPPHKPPCSRTSGSQERLLKCVLLGDGAVGKTSLVVSYTTNGYPTRYVPTAFDNFSAVVQVDGQPLRLQLCDTAGQDEFDKLRHFCYSRTDVLLLCFSVVSPASFQNVYEKWVPEIRRRCPLTPVLLVGTQCDLRQDVKVLIELARRREQPVPEQDARALADKIGAVTYVECSALTQKNLKDVFDAAISAGLRQSERRARRERKVLSTADKMKMLSKAWWKKYVCIQ, translated from the exons ATGGATTATAACCCTTTAATGGCTCCTCCGGTTCCGCCACACAAGCCGCCGTGCAGCCGGACATCAGGCTCTCAGGAGCGGCTGCTGAAGTGTGTGCTGCTCGGGGACGGAGCTGTGGGCAAGACGAGCCTGGTGGTCAGTTACACCACTAACGGATATCCCACCAGATACGTGCCGACTGCCTTCGATAATTTCTCCG CAGTGGTACAAGTTGATGGACAACCATTACGACTGCAACTTTGTGACACGGCTGGACAG GACGAGTTTGATAAGCTGAGGCACTTCTGCTACTCCCGCACAGATGTCCTGCTCCTCTGCTTCAGTGTGGTTAGTCCTGCTTCCTTCCAGAACGTGTATGAGAAATGGGTGCCTGAGATCCGTCGGCGGTGTCCGCTCACCCCTGTCCTGCTGGTGGGTACGCAGTGCGACTTACGCCAGGATGTCAAGGTGCTGATCGAGCTAGCCAGGCGCCGTGAACAGCCTGTACCTGAGCAGGATGCCCGCGCCCTTGCTGACAAGATTGGCGCCGTGACATATGTAGAGTGCTCAGCTCTGACGCAGAAAAACCTTAAAGATGTGTTTGATGCTGCCATCTCTGCTGGCCTGCGCCAGTCTGAGAGACGCGCCAGACGGGAACGCAAGGTTCTCAGTACAGCCGATAAGATGAAGATGCTCTCCAAGGCCTGGTGGAAGAAATATGTGTGTATCCAATAA
- the rtn2a gene encoding reticulon-2a isoform X2 — translation MASKVTDLIYWKDTERTGMVFTGLVVGLLSLFQLSIITVLSTLSLAIVCFTISVRIYCNLLHAFQLRDGAHPFQSYLEVDIGLSGEQAEHYMQRAIFLCFAALDTLKRLIFVACLFDSLKFLLLMYLVTYLGALCNGLTLLIIGVIAIFSVPLFYNRHQEKVDNWVAKVQAHVDNIKDILNRLAQGGGPAPDPTPGGAKPKSQ, via the exons TAACGGATCTGATCTACTGGAAGGACACAGAGCGGACAGGCATGGTGTTCACCGGCCTGGTGGTGGGCCTGCTGTCTCTCTTCCAGCTCAGTATCATCACTGTGCTCTCCACTCTTTCGCTGGCTATTGTGTGCTTCACCATTTCTGTGCGCATCTACTGCAACTTGCTGCATGCTTTTCAGCTCAGAGATGGGGCACACCCCTTCCA ATCCTATCTAGAAGTGGACATTGGTCTGTCTGGAGAACAAGCTGAACACTATATGCAGAGAGCTATATTCCTGTGCTTTGCTGCTCTGGACACACTGAAGCGCCTCATCTTCGTAGCTTGCCTGTTTGACTCTCTTAAG tTCCTGTTGCTGATGTATCTGGTGACGTATCTGGGAGCTCTTTGCAATGGCCTTACTTTGCTTATTATCG gcGTGATTGCTAtcttctctgtccctctcttctACAACCGGCACCag GAAAAAGTGGACAACTGGGTTGCAAAGGTTCAAGCTCATGTTGACAACATTAAGGACAT CCTGAATCGATTGGCCCAGGGTGGTGGCCCTGCCCCTGATCCCACCCCAGGCGGCGCCAAACCCAAATCCCAGTGA